TAAAAATCACCAAATCGTGGTGCTTTATTTTTATCCGAAGGATAACACGCCGGGCTGCATTACAGAAGCGTGCTCATTTCGCGACCGAGTGGAAGAATACAAAGCTGCTGGCGTAGCTGTGATCGGCGTCAGCACGGACGACGCGGAGTCGCACAAGGATTTTCGCGAAACCCACAAACTGAATTTTACCCTCATTTCCGACACGAAGAAAAAAACTACTGAAGCCTACGGAGCGCTTACGTCACTGGGATTTGCCCGTCGCATGACCTTTGTGATAGATAAGTCGGGCATTATTCGAAAAATTTATCCTGATGTCACGCCAAGCGGCCATGCAAGCGAAGTGCTTGAGTTTATTAAAAGCTTGGAGTGACGCGGTTCAGATTTTCTTTCCATTCTATTCGCCGCTCAAATTGTCATTTATTTGGCCGCAAAAATGCCCAGTTGCATATAAAAAAATCACTTTATTGTTAGTACCTTTAGGGTCTCGAAAAGCACACCGCTTGCAAAAGAAAACAGCATGACTGCAATTTTGCCGGCGGCTTTATGGAACTGATGAATTTTGACCTTAGTCTGAGCGGAAGTACTTATTATGAAACCTACTGTTGCCATTGTCGGGCGACCAAATGTCGGAAAATCCACCCTATTTAATCGTATTCTCAACAAGCGAGTCGCCATTGTGGATGATGTGCCAGGCGTCACGCGCGATCGAAATTTTAGCGAGGCCGAGTGGTGCGGAAAGCAATTTAGCTTAATTGACACCGGCGGCTACTCGCGCACGGGTGATACGTTTAGCGCGGCGGTTTTGGAGCAATCGCTTATTGCGCTTCAAGAAGCCAATATTATTATTCTCGTGGTCGATTTGCGGACGGGCATCACCGATATTGACCTTGAAATTACCGAATTGCTTCGCAAGCAGGCCAGCGAAAAAACGGTTTTCCTTGCCGTCAATAAAGTCGATAACAACCTCATGGAAAGCGACGCTCAGCTCTTTCGCAAGCTGGGACTTAGCGAACCCTATTTTGTCTCGGCGCTTGATGGCAGAGGCGTTGCTGAATTGCTCGACGCCGTTATTGCGCACATCCCGGAAGACGACGCGCCAGAGTCCGACGACACGGTGAAGCTCACCGTGATTGGGCGACCGAATGTGGGAAAGTCCAGTTTTGTAAATGCCATTTTGGGGCAGAATCGCCAAATTGTTACAGATATTCCTGGCACAACGCGCGATGCGGTTGATAGCCGCTTCAAGCGCAATGGTCAAGATTTTCTTTTAATTGACACTGCCGGTTTGCGGCGCAAAGCCAAAGTGGATGATAACATCGAGCTGTTTAGCGCGCTTAGAACCGAAAAGGCAATCGAGCGCTGCGATGTGGCGATCATTTTGCTCGATGCCACACAAGGTCTTGAAAACCAGGATTTGAAAGTCATCAATGCGGCGGCGCAAAAAAAACGCGGAATGGTTATTGCCGTCAATAAATGGGATTTGATAGAGAAAGACGATAAAACCGCCATCGCCTATGAAAAACGCCTGCGCGAGGAATTGCGCAATCTTTCTTATGTGCCGTTGCTTTTCATTTCGGCATTAACGAAACAGCGCATTTACAAAGCCATCGATATTGCCTATCAGGTTTGGCAAAATCGCCGCATGAAGATCGACACCAGTCGCCTCAACAACCTGATGCTGAATGATATTAAGCGCACACCGCCTTCGTCAAAAAGTGGTAAGGAAATCAAAATTAAGTATTTGACGCAGCTTGCCACCGAGCCACCGCTCTTTGGATTGTTTGCCGGAAACCCACAACTCATTGAGGAACATTACAAGCGCTTCTTAGAAAGAAAGCTCAGGGAGCATTTCGGCTTTGAAGGAACGCCAATTGAACTCAAGTTTAGAAGAAAGTAACATTCGGAATGTGACGGTTTGCTTGATTCTGCCTAAAAATTGCCATGGCAGCGCAGGCGCGTTTTTAGTGCAGCGCTGAACAAGCCGATCGTTTCTAAAAGGGAGCTTGTCCAAAATGACGCCAAGCAAATCCTTTGCAATTGAAACGGTTGAATAGAAAAAAACATTGACGTTACACAAGGAAATTTTGAGGCGCTAAAATTCGGTCTTCGTCTCTGCTTAGGGTGACAAAAAAGAAACCAGTCACTTTCGGCGTCTTAGCGAAGAATTCAGACGCTCGCCAGGATGAATGCTTCACTGACTCAGAAACGTGTCGTTTAGCATGACAACGTTTTCATCATCCAGCAATTTATCTTTTTCCGCATCGGAAAAATCATCGGTTTAGATCGGAGCGAGCTTGTGCTTTTTAGCGTCTAAACATTTATAAGTTTATCTATGCAACTCAAACTCAAAACAATCTGAAACATGTCACAGATAACAGAAAAACAAGTCATCGATGCGCTGCGAAATGTCATCGAGCCAGACTTGCAGCGCGACCTGATTTCTCTCAACATGGTCAAAGACGTTGCGATTGATGCGGACAATAATGTCTCCTTTACCGTCGTTTTAACTACACCGGCTTGTCCACTTAAAGAAATGATTAAAACGGCCTGTATCAATGCCGTTCGACATTTTGTGCAAGGCGCCAAAGAGGTAAAAGTTAACATGACGGCAAATGTGACTGGCGGCGGAAAAACAAAAACGAAAGATGCGGCCAATCCGCTGGTTAAAGTGCGCAATACAATTGCCGTTGCTTCGGGCAAGGGCGGCGTTGGCAAATCCACGGTGGCGACAAACCTTGCCGTGGCGCTCGCCAAAACCGGCGCGCGTGTCGGGTTGATTGATGCCGATATTCACGGTCCGAGCATTCCAACTATGTTTGGCTTAAAAAATGAAAAACCGGATGTGCTTGGAAAAACCTTAATTCCGCTGGAAAAATACGGCGTTAAACTCATGTCCATCGGCTTTTTGGTCGATCAGAAAACGGCGGTCGTTTGGCGCGGTCCGATGGTTTCGAGCGCACTTCGCCAATTTATGAACGATGTGGCCTGGAACGAACTGGATTACCTCCTTTTTGATTTGCCTCCAGGCACCGGCGATATTCAGCTCACGCTGGTGCAAACAGTTCCGTTAACCGGTTCGGTTGTGGTTACCACGCCGCAAGATGTGGCTGTGGCGGATGTGGAGAAAGCCATTTCTATGTTCAAAAGCGTGAAAGTGCCGGTGTTGGGCATCATTGAAAACATGAGTTATTATTCGCTGCCAGATGGTCATCGGGAATATATTTTTGGACAAGGTGGCGGCAAAAAACTCGCTGAATCGCACAGCATGCCGTTCCTTGGTGAAGTCCCGCTTGGCGCGGATGTTCGCATGGGCGGCGACGAAGGCGTGCCGGTTGTGATTCGCAATCCTGAGTCTGAGCAGGCCAAGCTTTTCACCACTGCAGCTGAAAAACTCGCGCAGCAAATTGCCATTCGCAACGCCAATGTTGGTTCAGGCAAAGTCGAAATAGAACTTTAATTTTGAAGATTTGAAGCGAGCTTGGGTTGCATTCCAAGCCCGCTTTTTCTAAATTGGCGTGAGTGTTAAGTAATCGTTTTTATAACTACAAAGAGAATTTTTATGTCTGCAAAAAATGAAGGAAACCCCGTTCAAGACAAGCAATATTTGCCAGGAAACGATCCCATTTATGCACGGGTAACAGAAGCGCTGAATAGCATTCGTCCGTATCTTCAAGCCGACGGCGGCGACTGCGAGTTGGTTGGAATCACTGACGAGCAAGTCGTTGATTTGCGTCTTGTAGGCGCATGCGGTTCTTGCCCAATGAGCGCCATGACCCTTCGCGCCGGTGTAGAGCAAGCCATCAAGCGGGCTGTTCCAGAAATTGTTCGTGTTGAAGCTGCGCCATAATCGGCTTCATTGCATCGATAGTTTTCAAAAGCGTTCAATTGCAAATTTGTGATTGAGCGCTTTTTTCGTTTTCAGCCCATTTCTATTTTCCCGAAAAAGAGCTTCCCTTTTGTTTGAATTATCTGAGAGGATGTTTGCATGTTCACATTTGTTACGCACCGTTTGCTTTACGCCATTGTGGTTATCTACGGCGTTATGACCATCACCTTTTTTTTGATGTACATTCTGCCCGGCGATCCCGCCAGATTGATGCTTGGGCAACGCGCCGACGTGCAATCCATCGAGGCGATTCGGACGGAACTCGGTCTCGATAAGCCGCTTCACGAACAATATTTCGCCTTTTTGGCAAACGCGGCTCAGGGCAATTTAGGGCGCTCCTACGCGACCAACCGCGATGTGCTGGAAACGATTTTAGAGCGATTTCCCGCAACGGCTTTGCTTGCCGTTTCGTCGCTTGCGATTTCCACCGTGTTGGGTATCGCCATCGGCGTGCTTTCGGCGGTGAAGCCTTACACTTGGCTGGATAATCTGTTTATGCTGTTTGCGCTTTTGGGCATGTCGGCGCCGGGCTTTTTTGCAGGACTGCTTATCGCGTGGGTTTTTGGTTTCCTTTTGGGTTGGTTTCCGATTTCGGGCTACATCTCTGAAGGATGGCAACATCTCGTTTTGCCAATGACGACTTTGGCGTTGCGACCGCTTTCTATCAACGCGCGCCTGACTCGCTCGGCCATGCTGGATGTGCTTTCGCAGGATTATGTGCGCACGGCGTTTGCAAAAGGCGTTTCGTTTCGAAGCGCGATTTTTCGACATGCGCTGCGCAACGCGCTCAATCCAGTGCTCACCGCTGTGAGCAGTTGGCTGGCGGGATTGCTTGCCGGCTCGTTTTTCATTGAGTTTATTTTCAATTGGCCGGGCATCGGACTTTTGGCCATCGACGCTATTCAAAAATTAGATTTTCCGATGATTCAAGGCGTGGTGCTTTTCACCGCCGTGATTTTCATCATCATCAACATCGCCGTTGATATGCTTTACGCCCTGCTCGACCCGCGTGTGAAGCTTAGCGTGAATTGACAAAGTAGCGGTTATTTTTTACGTTGTTTTTAAAATCGGCGAGCATTTTGCAGCAACCATTTTAAACCAAGCACGCCATTGTCACAGGAAGAAAAACAGTCGGCTTTAAATGTCATGCAAGGAGTCAGTCAGCCCAGCTCGATTAATCCGCTTCATGCCAAAGGGCTTCATCGCGGGCGACGCAAAAAGCGTTCGGCGCAGGATTACGCCGCGGGGGTTTTGTCGGGCGACCGCGTCGTACTTGGGCAAGCCATCACGCTGATTGAAAGCACGAACGCGGAGCATCGCAAGCTTGCTGAGGAAATCATAGAAAAATGCCTCGCGCACACGGGCAAATCCATTCGAATTGGCATCACGGGTGTGCCGGGCGTTGGGAAAAGCACGTTTATTGAATCGTTTGGCATTTACTTGATTTCACAAGGGCGCAAGCTGGCCGTGCTGGCCGTTGATCCGAGCAGCAGCCGTTCGAAAGGCAGCATTCTTGGCGACAAAGTCCGCATGGAATCGCTCGCGACCAACCCAAATGCGTTTATTCGGCCATCGCCTTCTGGCGGTTCGCTTGGCGGCGTGGCGCAAAAAACCCGCGAAACCATTTTGCTTTGCGAAGCTGCCGGCTACGACACCATTTTGATTGAAACCGTCGGCGTTGGCCAATCTGAAGTTGCCGTTCATTCGATGGTCGATTTCTTTTTGCTTTTGCTGCTGGCCGGCGCAGGCGACGAGCTGCAAGGCATCAAGCGCGGCATTATGGAAATGGCCGATGCGATTGCCATCACCAAAGCCGATGGCGAAAACGCTGACCGCGCCCGCCGCGCCCGCTCCGAGTTTGAATACGCCATGCGCTATTTTCCGACCGCAAATTCGGGTTGGAAACCGCAAGTGCTCACCTGCTCCGCGCTCACCAAGGAAGGATTGGCCGATGTTTGGAAAAGCATTCAAGCTCACCATCGCTTGATGGTAGATCGTGGATTATTCGACGCGCGTCGCCAAAACCAGACAAAAACCTGGATGCACGAGACCATCGAAGCTTTTTTAAAAGAGCGATTCTACCGAAATGCAAATGTGAAAGAAGCGCTTCAAGGTGTGGAAACGCGTGTGCTGACCGGCGATTTGCCGCCGCTTGCTGCGGCGCGTCAGCTTTTGGAACTGTATAACTTACCTGCGA
Above is a window of Chloroherpeton thalassium ATCC 35110 DNA encoding:
- a CDS encoding ABC transporter permease, whose translation is MFTFVTHRLLYAIVVIYGVMTITFFLMYILPGDPARLMLGQRADVQSIEAIRTELGLDKPLHEQYFAFLANAAQGNLGRSYATNRDVLETILERFPATALLAVSSLAISTVLGIAIGVLSAVKPYTWLDNLFMLFALLGMSAPGFFAGLLIAWVFGFLLGWFPISGYISEGWQHLVLPMTTLALRPLSINARLTRSAMLDVLSQDYVRTAFAKGVSFRSAIFRHALRNALNPVLTAVSSWLAGLLAGSFFIEFIFNWPGIGLLAIDAIQKLDFPMIQGVVLFTAVIFIIINIAVDMLYALLDPRVKLSVN
- a CDS encoding NifU family protein — translated: MSAKNEGNPVQDKQYLPGNDPIYARVTEALNSIRPYLQADGGDCELVGITDEQVVDLRLVGACGSCPMSAMTLRAGVEQAIKRAVPEIVRVEAAP
- the apbC gene encoding iron-sulfur cluster carrier protein ApbC, translating into MSQITEKQVIDALRNVIEPDLQRDLISLNMVKDVAIDADNNVSFTVVLTTPACPLKEMIKTACINAVRHFVQGAKEVKVNMTANVTGGGKTKTKDAANPLVKVRNTIAVASGKGGVGKSTVATNLAVALAKTGARVGLIDADIHGPSIPTMFGLKNEKPDVLGKTLIPLEKYGVKLMSIGFLVDQKTAVVWRGPMVSSALRQFMNDVAWNELDYLLFDLPPGTGDIQLTLVQTVPLTGSVVVTTPQDVAVADVEKAISMFKSVKVPVLGIIENMSYYSLPDGHREYIFGQGGGKKLAESHSMPFLGEVPLGADVRMGGDEGVPVVIRNPESEQAKLFTTAAEKLAQQIAIRNANVGSGKVEIEL
- a CDS encoding peroxiredoxin, coding for MATHIKFLLSVWIFFLVGCGSGKEGLEIGDKAPDFSLPSDDGQLISLSEYKNHQIVVLYFYPKDNTPGCITEACSFRDRVEEYKAAGVAVIGVSTDDAESHKDFRETHKLNFTLISDTKKKTTEAYGALTSLGFARRMTFVIDKSGIIRKIYPDVTPSGHASEVLEFIKSLE
- the der gene encoding ribosome biogenesis GTPase Der, with translation MKPTVAIVGRPNVGKSTLFNRILNKRVAIVDDVPGVTRDRNFSEAEWCGKQFSLIDTGGYSRTGDTFSAAVLEQSLIALQEANIIILVVDLRTGITDIDLEITELLRKQASEKTVFLAVNKVDNNLMESDAQLFRKLGLSEPYFVSALDGRGVAELLDAVIAHIPEDDAPESDDTVKLTVIGRPNVGKSSFVNAILGQNRQIVTDIPGTTRDAVDSRFKRNGQDFLLIDTAGLRRKAKVDDNIELFSALRTEKAIERCDVAIILLDATQGLENQDLKVINAAAQKKRGMVIAVNKWDLIEKDDKTAIAYEKRLREELRNLSYVPLLFISALTKQRIYKAIDIAYQVWQNRRMKIDTSRLNNLMLNDIKRTPPSSKSGKEIKIKYLTQLATEPPLFGLFAGNPQLIEEHYKRFLERKLREHFGFEGTPIELKFRRK
- the meaB gene encoding methylmalonyl Co-A mutase-associated GTPase MeaB, producing the protein MQGVSQPSSINPLHAKGLHRGRRKKRSAQDYAAGVLSGDRVVLGQAITLIESTNAEHRKLAEEIIEKCLAHTGKSIRIGITGVPGVGKSTFIESFGIYLISQGRKLAVLAVDPSSSRSKGSILGDKVRMESLATNPNAFIRPSPSGGSLGGVAQKTRETILLCEAAGYDTILIETVGVGQSEVAVHSMVDFFLLLLLAGAGDELQGIKRGIMEMADAIAITKADGENADRARRARSEFEYAMRYFPTANSGWKPQVLTCSALTKEGLADVWKSIQAHHRLMVDRGLFDARRQNQTKTWMHETIEAFLKERFYRNANVKEALQGVETRVLTGDLPPLAAARQLLELYNLPAKD